Sequence from the Azospirillaceae bacterium genome:
CGCGCCGGCCCCATTTGGCATCCGATCCCGCGGGATCAGAAGTCCATGTCGCCCATGCCGCCCGGAGCCGCGGGCGCGGCTTCCTTCTTGGGACGCTCGGCGACCATGGCTTCGGTGGTGATCAGCAGGCCGGCGACCGAGGCCGCGTCCTGCAGGGCGGTGCGCACCACCTTCGCCGGGTCGATGATGCCCGCGGCCACCAGGTCGCGGTACTCGCCGGTTTGGGCGTCGAAGCCGGTGTTGTACTCGGTCTGCTCCTGAACCTTGCCGGCGATCACCGCGCCGTCGAAGCCGGCGTTGGACGCGATTTGGCGCAGCGGCGCCTGCAGGGCGCGGCGGATGATCTCCACGC
This genomic interval carries:
- a CDS encoding TCP-1/cpn60 chaperonin family protein, whose amino-acid sequence is DREKLQERLAKLAGGVAVIRVGGATEVEVKERKDRVDDAMHATRAAVEEGILPGGGVALVRAVKALDGLKPVNDDQRVGVEIIRRALQAPLRQIASNAGFDGAVIAGKVQEQTEYNTGFDAQTGEYRDLVAAGIIDPAKVVRTALQDAASVAGLLITTEAMVAERPKKEAAPAAPGGMGDMDF